A stretch of Miscanthus floridulus cultivar M001 chromosome 13, ASM1932011v1, whole genome shotgun sequence DNA encodes these proteins:
- the LOC136501506 gene encoding BTB/POZ and MATH domain-containing protein 1-like, giving the protein MQPKPTSPPPPGRAPLVTTTSSTSAIETVEGTHVFHVCGYSLLRGVGPGSYVRSGTFAVGGYHWSLRFFPDGDARGGGPAGGGKSKSSGDDECCFHADLMTQGADAKACFTIGFVNQADGSTRWEPTTPQISLSTAGAGTGNGSPPPPSWARLVVPRTKVEDFAVLRGDRVSVMCRVAVTQNQRVFAAPEPAVSRVEVPPPDLPECLGSLLEEGVGTDVTIHVGEETFAAHRIVLAMRSPVFRAQLYGPMRDKGEQQHLAIEDVQPSLFRALLGFIYTDALPAIDDDGLDEHDRKERICHLLVVADRFAMERLKMICQGILSKNLAVHTVVAMLALADQHHCDMLKESCFEFILSPNRLQDVVAS; this is encoded by the coding sequence ATGCAGCCGAAGCCcacctcgccgccgccaccaggGCGCGCGCCGCTGGTGACCACGACGTCGTCGACGAGCGCGATCGAGACCGTGGAGGGCACGCACGTCTTCCACGTCTGCGGCTACAGCCTGCTGAGGGGCGTCGGCCCCGGCAGCTACGTGCGGTCGGGCACCTTCGCCGTCGGCGGCTACCACTGGTCCCTCCGGTTCTTCCCCGACGGCGACGCCCGTGGCGGCGGGCCTGCAGGCGGCGGCAAGAGCAAGAGCAGCGGCGACGACGAGTGCTGTTTCCACGCGGATCTCATGACCCAGGGAGCCGACGCGAAGGCGTGCTTCACCATCGGGTTCGTGAACCAGGCCGACGGATCCACGCGCTGGGAGCCGACCACGCCGCAGATCTCCCTCAGCACCGCCGGCGCCGGCACCGGCAAcggatcgccgccgccgccgtcgtgggCCAGATTAGTCGTCCCGAGGACCAAGGTGGAGGACTTCGCTGTTCTCCGCGGCGACCGCGTCTCGGTCATGTGCCGCGTCGCCGTTACGCAAAACCAGCGGGTCTTCGCGGCCCCCGAGCCGGCCGTGTCGAGGGTCGAGGTGCCGCCACCAGACCTGCCGGAGTGTCTCGGGAGCTTGCTGGAGGAAGGAGTGGGGACGGACGTCACGATTCATGTGGGAGAGGAGACGTTCGCCGCGCACAGGATCGTGCTGGCCATGCGGTCGCCGGTGTTCAGGGCGCAGCTCTATGGGCCGATGAGGGACAAGGGGGAGCAGCAGCACCTGGCCATCGAGGACGTGCAGCCGTCTTTGTTCAGGGCACTGCTGGGATTCATCTACACGGACGCGTTGCCCGCCATTGACGATGACGGCCTAGATGAGCATGACCGAAAAGAGAGGATTTGTCATTTGCTTGTGGTGGCAGATCGGTTCGCCATGGAGAGGCTGAAGATGATATGCCAAGGCATCCTCTCCAAGAACCTTGCAGTGCACACCGTGGTGGCTATGCTGGCACTTGCTGATCAGCACCATTGTGATATGCTTAAGGAGAGTTGCTTTGAGTTTATCTTGTCTCCTAATAGGCTACAAGATGTTGTGGCAAGTTAA